Proteins encoded in a region of the Flavobacterium sp. MDT1-60 genome:
- a CDS encoding polyketide synthase — translation MKRPNKNNLDNKISWTKMTYPTSTLHDLFAEQAAIFPNSIALEFEYEKLTYEELSKKTNQMANYFLSQGLSSDQIVAISMERSPKLIIALFAILQCGASYLPLDPKFPIARLEFMLEDSEASFLLTTKSLVASLPIYSKTILVEDALSTLDKYPISPVSVTVSHEAVAYMMYTSGSTGKPKGVTVTHKNLVNFLVSMAIEPGIDVEDKLLSITTISFDIAGLELFLPLIKGATVVFADYETTRDGQLLLQLLQKKEITILQATPTTWQLLLDSGWETPLRLKALCGGEAMPLNLARQLTARCDSLWNMYGPTETTIWSAIKQIHAEDELITIGKPIANTQIYLLDEQGQAVAPGTIGEIVIGGDGVAQGYWKRPELTAEKFIPDSFSTEPNSILYRTGDLGKLLPNGEFQCLGRIDHQVKIRGHRIELGEIETALNSFPGIKQSAVIVSNYYGNEDKLVAYFKSGEPLQDEKIIHEALSKILPEILLPSKYIWVEDFPITPNGKIDKKNLPIPEYTRPDSAPLFNKPNTQLEKDIAKIWSEELKIPSIGIDDDFFDIGGSSVLAQKITSVLRQRLSIEIPVSKVYIFPTIRELSTFLGEDKNEEKNKGDLFAFKETKNKNVSADIAVIGMAARFPGSDSMEELWENLKNGKETISYFTKDELDISLPESLRKDPLYIGARGILPSAKTFDANFFGLNPQLAAAMDPQIRVFLEISFEALEQSGHLPKHYKGSIGVYSGSEINTYYENNIFLNKELKSSIGELQIYTVNGKDFIAPRTSYHLNLKGPSVSVHSACSTSLLAVAEAVKAIRTGMCDIALAGGSSVTSPINSGHLYDDGFIKSPDGSTRSFDASGKGTVFSDGAGVVLLKRLDEAEKDGDIIYGVIKGVGVNNDGGDKGSFMAPSPKGQAGAIINAFNDAQISPSTITYMEAHGTATPIGDPIEIEGLKIAYGKQEKNGYCALGSIKSNMGHTTAAAGAAGLIKTLLAMRHKQIPPMVNFNKPNPNIELDNSPFYINNKLIDWKADGKRRAGVSSFGIGSTNVHVIVEEYEMKPLPPSTTRPLQILMWSAKSQNSLLSYENELGNFIDKSKNKDLADIAYSLNVTREDFNHRSFLIANTASDAAEKLISLKTKSIKSALLKSVPGEMGFLFPGQGAQFLQMGKTFYDNEEVYRNAIDKCAELLMEDLNLDIRHIIYPEINSGEAEELLKDTRLTQPALFVTEYALSQLWMSWGIKPTFLCGHSIGEFAAAHLAGIMNLKDALHIVAVRGKLISELPGGSMLAVRVPIEKLNELLPDTLSVAAINSNQFCVVSGTKEDIANFNNKLDSQDIPNKILLTSHAFHSFMMDPILESFKNEVEKIKLNIPRLPIISTVTGTWLTDTEATSPMYWVSHLKNTVRFADAMDTAFDLDDYILLEVGPGQTLITLARQQANGKVIPAFPSLTFPKDEQENEYSTLLNALGDLWIRGINPDWHAFYDRQQRQKIKLPSYVFDRKPCWIEPLNTIETAVVQKTIVADIPAVLNTNIASIETNSATKTNNSRKDSILIKISEIIKNASGISYEFDAASNTFLELGLDSLSLTQLSGKLKKEFDLPITFRQLNEAFSTPSLLADYIDLNLPEENLNDLKKEIQITPNETIESNILINEPQVSSNHNQISLEQIVQQIQLLSQKIDQLQNHQNTPLNGKSSVGSLKTEHLDAVTFNPEKRIETNETLQPEKPFDILKINDQQFLENKIVDKKYIIMANDPPLKGYKLGRDENGNPAWFTEDSNKKGEFKKMKLLECGNHD, via the coding sequence ATGAAAAGACCTAACAAAAATAATTTAGACAACAAGATAAGTTGGACTAAAATGACGTATCCCACAAGTACGCTCCATGACCTTTTTGCAGAGCAAGCTGCAATTTTCCCTAATTCAATAGCTCTTGAATTTGAATATGAAAAACTTACTTATGAAGAATTGTCAAAAAAGACAAATCAAATGGCTAATTATTTTCTGTCTCAAGGTTTATCTTCTGACCAAATAGTTGCTATTTCTATGGAGCGAAGTCCTAAATTAATTATTGCTCTTTTTGCCATTTTACAATGCGGTGCATCATATTTACCATTAGATCCAAAATTTCCAATTGCACGTTTAGAGTTTATGCTCGAAGATTCTGAGGCAAGTTTTTTGCTAACCACAAAATCACTTGTAGCTTCATTGCCAATTTATTCAAAAACAATATTGGTCGAAGACGCATTGTCTACACTTGACAAATATCCTATTTCACCTGTTTCAGTTACTGTTTCTCACGAAGCTGTTGCTTATATGATGTATACTTCCGGGTCTACCGGAAAGCCCAAAGGAGTTACTGTAACTCATAAAAATTTAGTAAACTTCTTAGTCAGTATGGCGATTGAGCCAGGTATAGATGTTGAGGACAAATTACTGTCAATTACGACAATTTCCTTTGATATTGCAGGTCTCGAATTATTTCTACCATTAATTAAGGGTGCTACGGTAGTTTTTGCTGATTACGAGACTACTCGTGATGGACAGCTTTTACTTCAGCTTTTGCAAAAAAAAGAAATTACTATACTGCAGGCTACACCAACTACCTGGCAATTGCTGCTTGATTCTGGTTGGGAAACCCCGCTGAGGTTAAAAGCCCTTTGTGGCGGTGAAGCTATGCCTTTAAATCTGGCACGTCAGCTAACTGCAAGATGTGATTCCCTTTGGAATATGTATGGCCCAACAGAAACTACAATATGGTCAGCTATAAAACAAATTCATGCCGAAGATGAATTAATTACAATTGGAAAACCTATTGCAAACACACAAATTTACTTATTAGATGAGCAAGGGCAAGCCGTTGCTCCCGGAACAATTGGAGAAATAGTTATTGGTGGAGATGGTGTTGCTCAAGGTTATTGGAAACGTCCAGAACTTACAGCTGAAAAATTTATTCCAGATTCATTTTCGACAGAACCGAATTCTATTCTTTATCGCACTGGAGACTTGGGAAAATTATTGCCAAATGGAGAATTTCAATGTTTGGGACGTATAGATCATCAAGTAAAAATTAGAGGTCATCGTATTGAATTAGGTGAAATTGAAACCGCCTTAAATAGTTTTCCGGGAATAAAACAGTCAGCAGTCATAGTGAGCAATTATTATGGAAATGAAGATAAACTTGTGGCTTATTTTAAATCTGGTGAACCACTACAAGATGAAAAAATAATTCATGAGGCACTTTCAAAAATTTTACCCGAAATATTATTACCATCAAAATATATTTGGGTAGAGGATTTTCCAATAACGCCAAATGGAAAAATTGATAAAAAGAATTTACCAATTCCTGAATATACCAGACCTGACTCTGCTCCTCTATTCAATAAACCCAATACACAATTAGAAAAAGATATTGCAAAGATCTGGAGTGAGGAATTAAAAATACCAAGCATAGGTATAGATGATGATTTTTTTGATATTGGGGGAAGTTCAGTATTGGCACAAAAAATTACTTCGGTATTGAGACAACGTTTATCGATCGAAATACCTGTTTCAAAAGTCTATATCTTCCCTACAATTAGAGAGCTTTCTACATTTTTAGGAGAGGATAAGAATGAAGAAAAAAATAAGGGAGATTTGTTTGCATTTAAAGAGACTAAAAACAAAAACGTTTCTGCAGATATTGCCGTAATTGGTATGGCTGCAAGATTCCCTGGTTCTGACTCAATGGAGGAATTATGGGAGAACTTAAAAAATGGAAAAGAAACAATATCTTATTTTACAAAAGACGAATTAGATATTAGTTTACCTGAAAGTCTTCGTAAAGACCCTCTTTATATAGGTGCACGAGGAATTTTGCCTTCTGCCAAAACATTTGATGCCAATTTCTTTGGATTAAACCCACAACTTGCGGCCGCTATGGATCCGCAAATAAGAGTGTTTTTAGAAATTTCATTTGAAGCATTAGAGCAATCAGGACATCTCCCTAAACATTACAAAGGAAGTATTGGAGTATATTCCGGCAGTGAAATTAATACTTACTACGAAAACAATATATTTTTAAACAAAGAGCTAAAAAGTTCAATAGGCGAACTTCAGATCTATACTGTAAATGGAAAAGATTTTATTGCACCCCGAACTTCGTATCATTTAAATTTAAAAGGCCCTTCTGTTAGTGTACATTCAGCCTGCTCTACTTCGTTATTAGCAGTTGCTGAGGCGGTAAAAGCAATAAGAACCGGAATGTGTGACATCGCTCTCGCGGGAGGTTCAAGCGTAACTTCACCCATCAATAGCGGTCACCTTTATGATGATGGATTTATTAAAAGCCCAGATGGTTCTACCAGATCTTTTGACGCTTCTGGAAAAGGCACCGTTTTTAGTGATGGTGCCGGAGTCGTTTTACTTAAAAGATTGGACGAAGCTGAAAAAGACGGAGATATTATTTACGGAGTAATTAAAGGCGTTGGTGTAAATAACGACGGAGGAGACAAAGGCAGTTTTATGGCGCCTAGCCCTAAAGGTCAGGCTGGAGCAATAATAAATGCATTTAATGACGCTCAAATATCGCCTTCAACCATTACTTATATGGAAGCACATGGTACTGCGACTCCCATTGGTGATCCAATAGAAATAGAAGGACTTAAAATTGCTTATGGCAAACAAGAAAAAAATGGTTATTGTGCTTTGGGATCCATAAAAAGTAATATGGGGCATACCACTGCAGCCGCAGGCGCCGCAGGTCTAATAAAAACATTATTAGCAATGCGTCACAAGCAAATACCTCCAATGGTTAATTTCAATAAACCAAATCCAAATATAGAATTAGATAATAGCCCTTTTTACATCAATAACAAATTGATTGACTGGAAAGCAGATGGCAAAAGAAGAGCCGGTGTAAGCTCATTTGGTATAGGAAGCACCAATGTACATGTTATTGTCGAAGAATATGAGATGAAACCTTTACCACCTTCAACTACACGACCACTTCAAATACTCATGTGGTCTGCTAAAAGTCAAAACAGTTTGTTGAGTTATGAAAATGAATTGGGCAACTTTATTGACAAATCAAAAAACAAAGATTTAGCAGATATAGCTTATTCATTGAACGTAACTCGGGAAGACTTTAACCACAGAAGCTTTTTAATAGCTAATACTGCAAGTGATGCTGCTGAAAAATTAATTTCTCTCAAAACAAAAAGTATTAAATCTGCACTACTAAAAAGTGTACCTGGCGAAATGGGATTCTTATTCCCTGGACAAGGAGCACAGTTTTTGCAAATGGGTAAAACATTTTACGATAACGAAGAAGTATATCGCAATGCGATAGATAAATGCGCTGAACTATTGATGGAAGATTTAAATTTAGATATTCGTCATATAATCTATCCTGAAATTAACTCAGGTGAAGCAGAAGAACTTTTGAAAGATACTCGCTTAACGCAACCTGCTTTATTCGTTACCGAATATGCATTGTCTCAATTATGGATGAGTTGGGGAATAAAACCAACTTTTCTTTGTGGTCATAGCATTGGTGAATTTGCTGCAGCCCATTTGGCCGGAATCATGAATTTAAAAGACGCATTGCACATCGTTGCTGTGAGAGGGAAATTAATAAGCGAACTGCCTGGCGGATCTATGCTGGCTGTGCGCGTACCTATTGAGAAATTAAACGAACTGCTTCCAGATACTCTTTCGGTTGCAGCAATAAATTCAAATCAGTTTTGTGTGGTTTCAGGCACAAAAGAAGATATTGCAAATTTTAATAATAAACTTGATTCACAAGATATTCCCAACAAAATACTCCTTACCAGCCATGCCTTTCACTCTTTTATGATGGATCCAATTTTAGAATCTTTTAAAAATGAAGTAGAAAAAATAAAATTAAACATCCCTCGCTTACCTATTATTTCAACAGTAACAGGAACCTGGCTTACAGATACAGAAGCCACAAGTCCGATGTATTGGGTCAGCCATTTAAAAAATACGGTAAGATTTGCAGATGCAATGGATACCGCATTTGATTTAGATGATTATATATTATTAGAAGTTGGCCCGGGACAAACCCTAATTACTTTAGCGCGTCAACAAGCTAATGGTAAAGTAATACCAGCTTTTCCTAGTCTAACTTTTCCTAAGGATGAACAAGAAAATGAATATTCTACTTTGTTAAACGCTTTAGGCGACTTATGGATTAGAGGTATAAACCCTGACTGGCATGCTTTTTACGATCGACAACAAAGACAAAAAATCAAATTACCAAGTTATGTTTTTGATCGCAAGCCTTGTTGGATTGAACCTTTAAATACAATTGAAACAGCAGTAGTTCAAAAAACCATAGTTGCTGATATACCGGCAGTTTTGAATACAAATATAGCTTCAATAGAAACCAATAGTGCTACCAAAACAAACAATTCAAGAAAAGATTCAATACTTATTAAGATTTCAGAAATTATTAAAAACGCATCTGGAATAAGTTATGAATTTGATGCAGCATCAAATACTTTCTTAGAACTTGGACTTGATTCATTATCTCTTACCCAATTGTCAGGGAAATTGAAAAAAGAGTTTGACTTGCCAATTACTTTTAGACAACTCAACGAAGCTTTTTCAACACCATCTCTTTTAGCTGATTATATAGACCTTAACCTTCCTGAAGAGAATCTTAATGATCTTAAAAAAGAAATTCAAATAACTCCTAATGAAACCATTGAATCTAATATTTTAATAAATGAACCTCAGGTATCTTCCAATCACAATCAAATTTCATTAGAACAAATTGTTCAGCAAATTCAGCTTTTGAGCCAAAAGATAGATCAATTACAAAATCATCAAAATACTCCATTAAATGGAAAATCTTCTGTTGGAAGTCTGAAAACAGAACATTTAGATGCCGTTACTTTTAATCCTGAAAAGCGCATTGAAACAAATGAAACCCTGCAACCAGAAAAGCCTTTTGATATTTTAAAGATTAATGATCAGCAATTTTTGGAGAATAAAATCGTAGATAAAAAGTATATCATAATGGCTAATGACCCTCCTCTAAAAGGCTACAAATTGGGACGCGATGAAAACGGAAATCCAGCGTGGTTTACTGAAGATTCTAATAAAAAAGGAGAATTCAAAAAGATGAAGCTATTAGAATGCGGTAACCATGATTAA
- a CDS encoding T9SS type A sorting domain-containing protein has product METIITSGSNATGSSGSVTYSIGQVFYTYIGLQTVYNVEQGIQHQEKDENLGTPEIEKPTTEIFVFPNPTADFVNLSMKGDELESANRSYRLYDLQGRLLKQNIITQTETQVSLNNFSSSLYILTVYVDNKLYKSFKILKK; this is encoded by the coding sequence ATGGAAACCATAATTACATCTGGTAGCAATGCAACAGGAAGTTCTGGTTCAGTAACATATTCAATTGGTCAGGTATTCTATACTTATATTGGATTACAGACAGTTTATAATGTAGAACAGGGTATACAACACCAGGAAAAAGATGAAAATCTGGGTACACCAGAAATTGAAAAACCTACAACAGAAATATTCGTTTTCCCAAATCCAACGGCAGATTTTGTTAATCTAAGTATGAAAGGAGATGAGCTGGAAAGTGCAAATCGATCCTATCGTCTTTATGACTTACAAGGCAGGCTTTTGAAACAAAATATAATTACTCAAACTGAAACCCAGGTTAGCTTAAATAATTTTAGTTCATCCCTTTATATACTTACGGTATATGTGGATAACAAACTTTATAAATCTTTTAAAATATTAAAAAAATAA